The Negativicutes bacterium genomic sequence GATGTCTTTATCCATCTGTTTACTTTTCTTATGCTTTATGCAATTTTTAAAGCCGCTCATCAGCATTATTCCAGTAGGCAGACAAAACGGTATCAATGAGAGGATGGAACAATTTGGACGGAATTGCGATTAGTGTGACTCAGCTTATAATAAAAGGGATACCAGAAGGTTTTCTCATGATGCTTGCTTTACATATATTAACCGGTACGAAAATTGATGCGAAGAAATATTTCCTTCTCAGCTCAGTTTATGTCATCCTGACCTACCTGATTAGATTTTTACCAATCACACTTGGTGTGAACACAATGATATCACTGTTAACAATGATTTTACTTTTTCAATTAACATATAAAACCCAGTTGGGTAAGGTCGTTAAATCGGTTGTTTCTGCAGTTTTGATTATGACCTTTGTCATGATTTCAGAAATACTAAATATGCTGATTCTCTATACTATTTATGGTCAGAGCAAGGCGGAAGAGTTACTTAATTTCGGGTCGGAATTAACACAAAGTTTAGTAACCATTCCATCCTCGATTTTTCTTGCTCTTTTTATAGTCCTTTCCCACGTTATTTTAACGAGGTTGGAAAAAAGGAAAAACGAACATGGAGAAGCTAACAAGAAAACTGGCGGCTAATGTCGCCCGGTCGCTCGATTACGATGCCGAACGCGAAGCGGTAATCGCTTATGGTTTGATCGGGCTCGTACAGATTATCATCACCTTTGCTTTGGTTTTGCTTTTTGGAAGTTTGGTCGGTGCGCCGGCGGAAGCCCTCATCGTCTGCGCAGCGGTTGGTTTATTGCGAAAATACAGCGGCGGCGCTCACGCAGGTTCGGCGGAATTATGCAATGCAATCAGTGTTGTCTACAGCACATCCGCAGCAGTCGCGGCCAAAAGATATTTTTCCACGGCGGACAATCTCGCTCTGCAGCTTTTGCTCACCGCCGTCATCTTTGGCGTTTCGTACCTTATTGTCTACCGGTTTGCGCCGGTAGACTCACCCAATAAGCCGATTAAAACAGTCAAAAAGAAAAAGAGAATGAGGCAGGGCAGCTTTATCATCCTGACTGTTTACTTTTTGTTAGCGATTGCACTGTTTCTTGCCGGCTGTGATGATGGGGTTTACGCCTCATATGGGATAAGCCTTCTGTTCGGAGTTATTTGGCAGATCTTTACTCTTACCTCCCCGGGAGCCTTCCTGCTTCACAGCCTGGATCTACGATTGCAAAAAAAGGAGGTGAACAAGTTATGAAGAAGTTCTATGGGATCATTGCTGCTGTTTCTACAATCATGGCAGCCGCTCTCGCTACTTCTGCCTGCTGGTGGTTCTCTTATCAGCCGGAGGAGCCAGAATCTTTGAGAGAAGAGTAGAAAAACCCATATAGGAGGCTTTTTCAGAAGCCTCCTATCTCTTTTGGTGCGGTCATTTTTCGCGGTCATTTTAAGGAGGCGTTGACATGTCTGAACTTGATAAAGAAAAGCAAACACAAATCAATCAAATTTTACAGCTTGTTAAAATCGCCTCTTTATGTTTTCCTTCCATCGCTTTTTTCCAATATTATGCCAAAATTAATGCGTCTGCCGTTTTTTTCACCTATAGTTTTTTGCTGGTTGCCATCTTATTGACGATGCTGGGCATATATATGTTATTGTATTATATTCAGACTAAAATGAGCGATGACTATAGGATCAAACCCTGGATCAGTCCGCTGATTTCACTCACCATCGCATTTTTATCAGTAATCCTGACAGGCAGTTATGAGAGCAGTTATAAATTTCTGTTTGTGCTCGTGATTATATCCACCAGCATTGAGTGCGATATGAAAACAAGCCTCACCATTTCCGGCTTGTCGGCATTGATTGTGCTTGTCACCGATTTGGTTTGCGCTCCCGCAAATGGGGTCAACTCTTATTTTGAGAGTGATTTGGTCCTGGCAAGCGTGTTTCTGATCATTTCCTGGACCATCAGCTTTTATGTCGATTTAGGCAAAAAACATATTGAGAGCTTAGCGAATTTAGCCAATACAGACGGTTTAACCGGCTTGAATAATCATCGTTTTTTCTATGACGCCCTGGCAGAACAGGTAAAAAAGAGTAAAGCCGATGGAAGTGCGCTCTCCCTGCTGTTTCTTGATATTGATGATTTTAAATATTACAATGATCTTTATGGTCACCAAAAGGGGGATCAGGTGATCAAGACACTGGCGGTACTGATGAACCAGACACTGCCGCAAAAAAGTATCATCGCACGCTATGGCGGTGAGGAATTTACGATTTTGTTGCCCGGAAGCGGAGAAGAGCAGGCGCTGCAGGAAGCGGAAGCGCTGCGCCGAGCTGTGCATGAATATGAATTTGAAGGAGAAGAAAATTTACCCGGGGGTACCATGACCATATCAATCGGGGTTTCTTCCCTGAACGCTAAAATTACGTCCGAAGCAGATCTTTTAAAATGCGCCGATGATGCTTGTTACCGGGCGAAATTTCTGCTTAAAAACCGGGTGGAGTCCTATTACTCTATCCTGGAAGAACTGCAGAATGAAGTGGCTGAATCCGATAAAGCGATGGTCGCTTCGATCAAGACACTGATCGCCGTGATCAATGCCAAGGATAAATACACCTACCAGCACGTCGAAAAAGTGGTTTATTACTGTAGTCTGCTGGCGGATCAGCAAGGGATGAGCGATATAGACAGGAAGCAATTTATTTATGCTGCCTATTTGCATGATATCGGGAAAATAAATATTCCGGAAGAAATTCTGATGAAGGTTGAGAAGCTCACACCGGAGGAATGGAATATCTTGCAAAATCATCCGCGGAATGCGGCAGAGATCATCAAAAACATAGAGCCTCTGCAGGCCGTGATACCGATTATTCTGCAGCATCACGAAAAATTTGACGGGACAGGCTATCCCAACAATTTAAAGGGAGAAGAAATTCATCCTTTGGCCAGGCTGCTGACCGTGATTGACAGCTTCGATGCCATGACTTCCGTCAGACCATATCAACTGAAAAAAACGCATGCTCAGGCAATTGAGGAACTGCAACGGTGCAGCGGAACACAATTCGATCCGGATGCCGTTCGGCTTTTCGTTCAGGTTGTCAAGAGTGTCATTCTATAAGAAAGCAAAAAGTACTTCCGAAGAGCGGGTGAAAGTCCGGTTCGGAAGTTTTTTTTTTGCAATTTCGGCTGCCATGTCATCCCCCGGACGGAACTGTGCTGTTCATTGCTTTCATTTTCAGATTGTAACTTAGTTACTGAAGTCAATCAGACAATGATGGCATACTGAAGTCAAATAAATGAATAGAACATTTGCACGAAGAGAGACTGCCGGAAGGCAGAAAATGAATGGAGATCAAAAAATGGCTGAAGAACAGAAAGTATTGATTGTCGGTGGCGTGGCGGGCGGAGCAACGGCGGCTGCCAGGCTGCGCCGGTTGGATGAAAAAGCAGAAATCATCCTATTTGAACGCGGAGAGTATATTTCCTTTGCCAATTGTGGTTTACCCTACTATATCGGCGGAGAGATTAAAGAAAAGTCTGCCCTGACCCTGCAGACTCCGGAGAGTTTCCATGCACGTTTTCATGTGGATGTGCGCAGCGGGAATGAAGTCATAGCGATTGAACCGAAAATGAAACAGGTGACTGTTTTAGATCACCATAGCGGCCTTTCTTATACAGAACGTTATGACAAGCTGATTCTATCGATGGGAGCAGAGGCAATCAGACCGAATATCGAAGGCATCCATTCGGATAAGGTGTTTACCTTGCGTTCGATTCCGGATACGGATCGAATCAAGGAATATATCGAACAGAAAAAACCTGCCAGCGTTGCGATTGTCGGCGGTGGCTTCATCGGTATAGAGATGGCGGAAAATCTGCAGCGGTTGGGGTTGGCGGTCACTTTAATTGATCTGGCAGACCAAGTCCTGGCGACGATTGATTATGATATGGCGAGCGATGTTCATCGCCATTTGGAAAGCAAAGGCGTTCATTTAATGCTGGATAATTCCATCCGTTCCATTACGGATTTAGGCAGCAGCCTGAAGCTGGCTTTCAATAGCGGCGAATTGTCTGCCGACCTGCTGGTCATGGCAATCGGCGTGCGTCCGGAAACGAAAATCGCGAAAGAGGCCGGCATCGCCGTCAATGAACGTGGCGCTATTTTGGTCGATCAGCGCATGCTGACCAACATTCCGGATATCTATGCGGTTGGTGATGCGGTGGCGATCACTGATTTTATCACGGGTAAACAAGGCTATGTTGCCTTGGCGGGACCTGCCAATAAGCAGGGCAGGATCGCGGCGGATCAAATTTGCGGCATAGACAGTCAATATGGCGGCACGCAAGGTTCTGCCATTTTGAAAGTGTTTGACTTAACAGTGGCTTCCAGCGGCATCAATGAAAAGACAGCGAAAAAACTGGGGCTCAATTACGATAAATCCTTTACCTATTCCGCCAATCATGCAGACTATTATCCGGGTGCCGTTGATATGTCGATTAAAACGATTTTCGAAAAAACCACCGGTAAAATCCTGGGCGTGCAAATTGTTGGTTTTGACGGTTCCGACAAACGCTGTGATGTCTTTGCAACGGCGATTCGTGCCGGCATGACAGCTTACGATTTGACTCGTTTGGAATTATGTTATGCGCCGCCCTTCAGTTCAGCCAAAGATCCGGTCAATATGGCCGGTTATGCGATTGAAAATCTGCTAACCGGGAAAGTGAAAAATTTCCATTGGCATGATGTGGAGGCTTTGCCGCGCGACGGCAGCGTCACTTTGCTCGACGTGCGCACGGCGATCGAATATGAGAATGGTCATATGGAAGGATTCGTCAACCTGCCGCTGGATGATTTGAGAAAGCGTTTGGATGAATTGAATCGCAGCAAGCCGATTTATCTGACTTGTCAAATTGGTCTGCGCGGCTACATTGCGGCCAGAATTCTCTCACAAAATGGTTTTGATGTCTATAACCTCAGCGGCGGCTATCGCTTGTACCATTCGATTTTCAGCACGCACCCGCCGGTGCCGTCCAATGCGGAAGAATCTGATCTGTAACTTTTCATTTAATTCCTAAAAAAGCTGGAAACCGTTTTTGGTTCCCAGCTTTTTTTCATGTGCGCCCGTTTTTTTTGATTAGCCGATTGGATTATTCGCTGACGAGGCAGGATTGATTGCGCAGTCTGTTTTGGCTGACATTGTTTGCAGAAGCAGCACCGGTTCCGTTGTTTTGACCGTTGCCGTTGATCAGGCCGCGGTTTTTGTTCTGCTGGGGATCGCCAGTCATGGCAGCCGAGCCCAAACCACCGTGGATTGCACGGCCGTTTTGCATACCACTGCCGCTGCCAATGCCGCTACCGCTGCAGTTGACCTGGTTTTGCTGCCAGGCTGCCAGCAAGGCATCCGCTTCGCTTTGCGTCATTTTACCGGCGGCTACTTGCGCTGCCAATTGATCCTGTTTGATGGCAAACAGTTCGGTTTTAAATTCTGTTAATACACCGGCTGCAAAAGCGATGCTGCCATAGCTGGATCCGCTCCCGGATTTTTCCGTTGTGACGCTTTCCAGTGTTCTTCCGGTCAGACCGGCCACGGCTTCCGCCGCAGTTTGATAGGTGGAAGCGGCATAAACATTGAGCGAACCGGCGCTAATGGTTAATACCATGGCGGTAAGGGCGAGGATTTTTCTGAATTTTGTCATTTGAAATGACCTCCTTTTTATTTTATGGCTGTATTTCTTGGCCATGATCAGATCATACCCGAAAGCTGTGGCAAAAATATGTTTTATTTTTTCTTTCTTTATGCTGACAGATGGATGGAAAGACATGATTTTGCCACAAAAGCTTGCTAAAATATGATATGATACAGATAGCAATCATAAGGGGGGACAGGGATGCCGAGCGTTTTAATTGCGGATGATAACCAACAAATTGCTTCCATTTTAGAAGAATATGCTAAAAAGGAAGGACTGACTACGAAAATTGCATCAAACGGTTTGGAAGCTGTAGAATTGTTTGCAAAATTCAAACCGGATTTGCTTCTGCTTGATGTGATGATGCCAAAGATGGATGGATTTGAAGTCTGCCGTGAAATTCGCAAGACTTCCAATGTACCCATCATCATGATTACAGCCAGAGGAGAAGATTTTGAACGCATCATGGGTCTGGATATCGGCGCCGATGATTATATCGTGAAACCGTTTTCCCCGGCGGAAGTGATGGCACGGGTGCGGGCTGTTTTACGGCGCATCAGCCATGCGGAAGGACAAAAATGTCAGGTGTTTTCCTTCGATAATCTCAATATCAATCTGGATGACTATTTGGTGCAGGTGGATCAGCAAGCGGTATCCTTAACCAAAAAGGAAATCGAAATTCTCTGGACGCTGGCGACGAGCAAAGGGAAAGTCTTCTCGCGCGATCATCTGCTCAACAGTGTGTGGGGATATGATTATTTCGGCGACAGCCGTACGGTTGACTCTCATATCAAGCGGCTGCGTGCGAAATTGGATCGTTTTGAGCATCCGCATTGGGAAATCAGTACCATTTGGGGTGTTGGATACAAGTTTGAGGAAGTAAAAAATGAAGCATAAAATCGCCCGGAAACTTACCTTTTATTTTTCCGTTGTGCTGCTTTTATTTGCGCTGATCATCGGCAGTGTTTTTACCGTCTTGTTCCGCAGTTATACCATTAACCTGCAAAAAGATGAATTGGCAGCGCGCGCGGTGACTATGGCGTCAGCTCTGGCGAAGGGCATCAGCAATCAAACTGCCGGATCCGGTTTGGGCAGCCGGCAAGGCGGCTATGGTTTTTATCTGCGGTTTTTGAATGAGATTGCCATGACGGATGCCTGGGTCGTCGATGAAGACTTGCAGCTGATCACCGGTAATCAACTGACCGGAACCACCTATCTTTATGCCGATTTGCCGCCAAATGCGGCAGCGGTAGTGAAGGAAGTTTTTTTGGGAAATACTACCTTTAGCGAAGGGTTCAGTTCACTGCTCAATACGCCAACACTGACAGTCGGAACGCCGATTCGGTCAAACGGGGAAATTATCGGCGCGCTTTTGCTGCATTCACCGGTAGAAGGAACCAATGAAGCAATCAAGCAGGGATATCAGATCATGGCAGTCAGTGTGATTGCAGCGCTCGTTTTGTCCGGATTTTTGTCGGTTATTTTGGCAGTCACTTTCAGCAAGCCTCTGCAAAAAATGAAACAAGTTGCGATGCAATTGGCTGCCGGAGATTACAGCGTAAAAACCGAAATTCGGCAACAAGATGAAATCGGTGACTTGGCTGCCTCCATTGATATCCTGAGTCAGCGCCTGGAAGACGCCAGTCACGAAAGCGAACATTTGGATCAATTACGCCGTGATTTTATCGCCAATATTTCCCACGAGCTGCGCACGCCGATTACCGTGATTCGCGGTTCTTTGGAAGCATTGTGTGACGAAGTGATTACGCAGCCGGAGCAGGTAAAGGCTTACTACTTGCAAATGCGGAAGGAAAGTCTCTTTTTGCAGCGACTGGTCAATGATTTACTGGATTTGTCTCGTTTACAAAACACGGATTTTCAAATCGATTTGCAGGAAGTTAGTTTGTGTGAAGTATTGGAAGATGCGGTTCGCAGCGCCAGGCAAATGGCGCAGGCAAAACAAATTCAGATCGAGCTGGAAATCAAATCCGAATTGTGTGTCATCCAGGGTGATTATGGACGTCTGCGGCAGATGTTCCTCATCATTCTGGATAACGCCGTCAAATTTTCACCCGTGCAGGGCAGTGTGAAGGTATTACTGCAGGATTCTGTCGTCTCCATCCGGGATCAGGGAATTGGCATTGCCGAAGAGGAGCTGCCTTATATTTTTGAACGATTTTATCAAGTTCCGTCCGAAGAAAATAAAAGCGGCACAGGTCTTGGTCTGGCAATCGCCAAGCAAATTGCGGAGCGACATGCGATCAGCTTGTTGGTTGAGAGCAAAATCGCCGTCGGCACTGAATTTCGATTTATCCTGAAGCCGCAGCAGGTTGCCTGAATCGGGTAATAATATTTGCCAAATTCCACCGATTGATGTAATATAGTGATAGGGGTTCGTTCTGGAAGGAGGTCGCTCGATTGCTCGAAACCGAAAAACTTGAGTTATTGCGGCAGCATTTTCCTGCCTGGCCGCATCTGTCGGAAACAGAACAGCAAGATATGCTGAAAAATTGCAGGCAGATAAGTTATGCAAAAGGCGCTTTTGTACATAATGCCGAAAATGAGTGTGTTGGTGTGCTGTTGATTATCAAAGGAAGGCTGCGGACTTACATGCTTTCCGAAGAGGGGAAGGAGATCACCCTCTACCGTTTGCAGCGAGGGAATATCTGCATACTGTCCGCTTCCTGTGTGCTTTCGACCATTACTTTTGATGTAGAGATCGAGGCGGAAGAAGATAGCGATGTCTTGCTGATTAGTGCGCCTTTTTTTGCCCAATTGGCGGAACATAATATTTATGTGGAGTGTTTTTCGTATAAATTGGCTACGGATCGCTTTTCTGATGTGATGTGGGCGATGCAGCAAATTCTTTTTATGAGCATGGATAAGCGGTTGGCTGTTTTTCTTTGGGATGAACTTTCCAAAACAGAAGGGGATTTGCTGCACCTTACGCACGAACAAACAGCGAAATATATGGGCAGCGCCCGTGAAGTGGTTACCCGGATGTTAAAATATTTTTCCTCGGAAGGAATTGTTGAGCTTTCGCGGGGCACCATTCGCATACTCGACCGAGAGAAGCTGCGACGGCTTACCCAGTAGGCGTGTGATCAAAAAAAGGCGGCAGATCTGTTATGATCCGCCGCGGTTTTTTACCAATTATACTTTCAACATTCTGACGATGTCTGCTTTGGGTCTGACTCCGATGGCAGTTTGCATGAGCTTGCCGTTTTTAAAAACGAGCAGAGTCGGGATACTCATGATATTGAATCTGCCCGACAGCTCTTGCTGTTCATCTACATTGACTTTTCCCACTTTGATATTGGGCATTTCCTGCCCTATTTGATCAACAATGGGGGAAACCATACGGCAGGGGCCACACCAGGAAGCCCAGAAATCGAGCAGTACCGGTTTATCGGACTTGAGGACTTCCGTTTCGAAATTTTCTTTTGTAATTGTAATGACGGCCATTGAATTCGCTCCTTTAATTTTGATATTGCTATCGGTTATGCTTTCATTATAGCACATGATCAGCGGATTTCTGTGAGTTAGTCACAAAATATTTTACTGCTTTGCCGCAAGCACCTGTCTGTAAAGGAGAGCAAAGTTGAACGGAATTCGGGCTGTCGGCGCTGAAAATCGGTGCAATGATTTAACTTGACGTTTATGAATTTTGTGTTAAGATACAGTCTATGAAAGAGGTGGAAATCCATGCAGATTATTGTGATCGGCTGTGGAAAAGTCGGGTCTTCCCTGGCTGCTCAGTTGATTCAACAAGGTCACGATGTGGTAATTCTGGAAAGCGACAGCGAACTGATGCATCTTGCTGATAATTTGAATTGTGTTAAACTGATCGGCATTCCTTTTGATCAGGATATCATGAAGCAGGCGGGGGCGGAAACAGCGGATGTGGTTTGCGCTGTATCGCAAAACGATAATGTGAATATTATGTCAGCCCAAGTAGCGAAGGAAGTTTTTGGCGTCAAGAAAATCATCACACGCGTTTACGATCCCAACTTAAAGGTCATTTGTGAACAATTCGGACTCGATACGATTTGTTCAACTGATTTGACAGTCCAAGCGTTGATTCGTGACATCGCCAATGAAACCGAGATTGTTTCCCAGAAAATTTTTAATACGAGGATTATTTATACAATTACTTCCATCGATGAATCTCTGATCGAGGAAGAAATCACCAATCTCAGCAGCGATACAGGCAAATTGATTTTTGGCATCCTGCGCGAGGGAAAAATGATTCTGGCCGCATCAGGTGTTAAAATAGCAGCCGGTGATCAGATGATTTTAGTCAATATTGAATAATTCTCCCCAACGGGAAGTGAGCAAAAGGAGTTTGTTACGATGCGGATTATTA encodes the following:
- a CDS encoding accessory gene regulator B family protein, with product MEKLTRKLAANVARSLDYDAEREAVIAYGLIGLVQIIITFALVLLFGSLVGAPAEALIVCAAVGLLRKYSGGAHAGSAELCNAISVVYSTSAAVAAKRYFSTADNLALQLLLTAVIFGVSYLIVYRFAPVDSPNKPIKTVKKKKRMRQGSFIILTVYFLLAIALFLAGCDDGVYASYGISLLFGVIWQIFTLTSPGAFLLHSLDLRLQKKEVNKL
- a CDS encoding cyclic lactone autoinducer peptide translates to MKKFYGIIAAVSTIMAAALATSACWWFSYQPEEPESLREE
- a CDS encoding diguanylate cyclase, with amino-acid sequence MSELDKEKQTQINQILQLVKIASLCFPSIAFFQYYAKINASAVFFTYSFLLVAILLTMLGIYMLLYYIQTKMSDDYRIKPWISPLISLTIAFLSVILTGSYESSYKFLFVLVIISTSIECDMKTSLTISGLSALIVLVTDLVCAPANGVNSYFESDLVLASVFLIISWTISFYVDLGKKHIESLANLANTDGLTGLNNHRFFYDALAEQVKKSKADGSALSLLFLDIDDFKYYNDLYGHQKGDQVIKTLAVLMNQTLPQKSIIARYGGEEFTILLPGSGEEQALQEAEALRRAVHEYEFEGEENLPGGTMTISIGVSSLNAKITSEADLLKCADDACYRAKFLLKNRVESYYSILEELQNEVAESDKAMVASIKTLIAVINAKDKYTYQHVEKVVYYCSLLADQQGMSDIDRKQFIYAAYLHDIGKINIPEEILMKVEKLTPEEWNILQNHPRNAAEIIKNIEPLQAVIPIILQHHEKFDGTGYPNNLKGEEIHPLARLLTVIDSFDAMTSVRPYQLKKTHAQAIEELQRCSGTQFDPDAVRLFVQVVKSVIL
- a CDS encoding FAD-dependent oxidoreductase produces the protein MAEEQKVLIVGGVAGGATAAARLRRLDEKAEIILFERGEYISFANCGLPYYIGGEIKEKSALTLQTPESFHARFHVDVRSGNEVIAIEPKMKQVTVLDHHSGLSYTERYDKLILSMGAEAIRPNIEGIHSDKVFTLRSIPDTDRIKEYIEQKKPASVAIVGGGFIGIEMAENLQRLGLAVTLIDLADQVLATIDYDMASDVHRHLESKGVHLMLDNSIRSITDLGSSLKLAFNSGELSADLLVMAIGVRPETKIAKEAGIAVNERGAILVDQRMLTNIPDIYAVGDAVAITDFITGKQGYVALAGPANKQGRIAADQICGIDSQYGGTQGSAILKVFDLTVASSGINEKTAKKLGLNYDKSFTYSANHADYYPGAVDMSIKTIFEKTTGKILGVQIVGFDGSDKRCDVFATAIRAGMTAYDLTRLELCYAPPFSSAKDPVNMAGYAIENLLTGKVKNFHWHDVEALPRDGSVTLLDVRTAIEYENGHMEGFVNLPLDDLRKRLDELNRSKPIYLTCQIGLRGYIAARILSQNGFDVYNLSGGYRLYHSIFSTHPPVPSNAEESDL
- a CDS encoding response regulator transcription factor — protein: MPSVLIADDNQQIASILEEYAKKEGLTTKIASNGLEAVELFAKFKPDLLLLDVMMPKMDGFEVCREIRKTSNVPIIMITARGEDFERIMGLDIGADDYIVKPFSPAEVMARVRAVLRRISHAEGQKCQVFSFDNLNINLDDYLVQVDQQAVSLTKKEIEILWTLATSKGKVFSRDHLLNSVWGYDYFGDSRTVDSHIKRLRAKLDRFEHPHWEISTIWGVGYKFEEVKNEA
- a CDS encoding HAMP domain-containing histidine kinase — encoded protein: MKHKIARKLTFYFSVVLLLFALIIGSVFTVLFRSYTINLQKDELAARAVTMASALAKGISNQTAGSGLGSRQGGYGFYLRFLNEIAMTDAWVVDEDLQLITGNQLTGTTYLYADLPPNAAAVVKEVFLGNTTFSEGFSSLLNTPTLTVGTPIRSNGEIIGALLLHSPVEGTNEAIKQGYQIMAVSVIAALVLSGFLSVILAVTFSKPLQKMKQVAMQLAAGDYSVKTEIRQQDEIGDLAASIDILSQRLEDASHESEHLDQLRRDFIANISHELRTPITVIRGSLEALCDEVITQPEQVKAYYLQMRKESLFLQRLVNDLLDLSRLQNTDFQIDLQEVSLCEVLEDAVRSARQMAQAKQIQIELEIKSELCVIQGDYGRLRQMFLIILDNAVKFSPVQGSVKVLLQDSVVSIRDQGIGIAEEELPYIFERFYQVPSEENKSGTGLGLAIAKQIAERHAISLLVESKIAVGTEFRFILKPQQVA
- a CDS encoding Crp/Fnr family transcriptional regulator, with product MLETEKLELLRQHFPAWPHLSETEQQDMLKNCRQISYAKGAFVHNAENECVGVLLIIKGRLRTYMLSEEGKEITLYRLQRGNICILSASCVLSTITFDVEIEAEEDSDVLLISAPFFAQLAEHNIYVECFSYKLATDRFSDVMWAMQQILFMSMDKRLAVFLWDELSKTEGDLLHLTHEQTAKYMGSAREVVTRMLKYFSSEGIVELSRGTIRILDREKLRRLTQ
- the trxA gene encoding thioredoxin — its product is MAVITITKENFETEVLKSDKPVLLDFWASWCGPCRMVSPIVDQIGQEMPNIKVGKVNVDEQQELSGRFNIMSIPTLLVFKNGKLMQTAIGVRPKADIVRMLKV
- a CDS encoding TrkA family potassium uptake protein; its protein translation is MQIIVIGCGKVGSSLAAQLIQQGHDVVILESDSELMHLADNLNCVKLIGIPFDQDIMKQAGAETADVVCAVSQNDNVNIMSAQVAKEVFGVKKIITRVYDPNLKVICEQFGLDTICSTDLTVQALIRDIANETEIVSQKIFNTRIIYTITSIDESLIEEEITNLSSDTGKLIFGILREGKMILAASGVKIAAGDQMILVNIE